The following coding sequences lie in one Musa acuminata AAA Group cultivar baxijiao chromosome BXJ1-8, Cavendish_Baxijiao_AAA, whole genome shotgun sequence genomic window:
- the LOC103995707 gene encoding KH domain-containing protein At1g09660/At1g09670 — MDERIPSPAYFQYSPSGVHSSPSPHHSIRSPASSDRERYLAELLAERQKLGPFMQVLPFCNRLLNQEIMRASGLAPNQAFVDPERIEHGSPLRLAGHPSNGGPMDLEGWSGMQAEENGYFHRMGAIQTSTAGWNGIPGVSTSPIVKKVIRLDVPVDKYPNFNFVGRLLGPRGNSLKRVEATTQCRVYIRGRGSVKDSVKEDKLRDKPGYEHLNEPLHVLVEAEFTADIIDARLNQAVAILEDLLKPVDESVDYYKKQQLRELAILNGTLREESPQLSPSLSPFNSTGMKRAKTGR, encoded by the exons ATGGATGAGAGAATACCATCTCCTGCTTACTTCCAGTACTCTCCTTCCGGTGTGCACTCATCGCCTTCCCCCCACCACTCCATCAGGTCTCCTGCGTCTTCCGATAGAGAGAG ATATTTGGCCGAATTATTGGCTGAGAGGCAGAAATTGGGGCCATTCATGCAAGTACTTCCATTTTGCAACAGGCTTTTAAACCAAG AAATTATGCGGGCTTCTGGTTTAGCACCTAACCAAGCATTTGTCGATCCTGAGAGAATTGAGCATGGCTCTCCATTAAGATTAGCTGGACACCCATCAAATGGTGGACCAATGGATCTGGAGGGTTGGTCGGGCATGCAGGCTGAG GAAAATGGATACTTCCACAGAATGGGGGCCATTCAAACGTCAACTGCAGGCTGGAATGGAATTCCTGGAGTCAGTACCAGCCCCATCGTGAAGAAAGTCATAAGGCTAGATGTTCCCGTTGACAAGTATCCAAAT TTTAATTTTGTTGGCCGTTTATTGGGACCTAGAGGAAACTCCTTGAAAAGAGTTGAAGCTACAACTCAGTGCAGAGTTTACATACGGGGACGGGGTTCAGTGAAGGATTCTGTGAAG GAAGACAAACTAAGAGATAAACCCGGATACGAGCACCTGAATGAGCCATTACATGTCCTGGTCGAGGCAGAGTTTACAGCAGACATCATCGATGCTCGTTTAAATCAAGCTGTGGCAATATTGGAAGATCTTTTAAAGCCAGTG GACGAATCCGTGGACTACTACAAGAAGCAACAGCTAAGGGAATTAGCCATTCTGAACGGCACTTTGCGGGAAGAGAGCCCTCAGTTGAGCCCGAGCCTATCCCCATTCAACAGCACGGGTATGAAACGGGCAAAAACAGGTCGATGA